One genomic window of Flexivirga oryzae includes the following:
- a CDS encoding carbohydrate ABC transporter permease: MSTVAETTKGELTADEQAHLSDRAKGERRLGWRLAGPAFIVMLLVTLYPIGYAVYLSLFNYRLTDPAGKKLVWLQNYITALTDSLFWQAFVTTLVIVIVTLIIELVLGMAIAMVMNKVVWPRRTLRTVVLIPYAIVTVVSAFSWKYAAQIDTGFFNHWLHTLTFGGFSESYNWFGGRWSSLTIICLSEIWKTTPFMSLLLLAGLAQVDSAQEEAAKVDGATWWQRLTKVILPNMKAALMVALLFRTLDAVRIYDNPYVMTGGANKTETLSMLVGTETVSRVEIGMGSALAVILFVIVLIIAFIFVKLFKVDLTTSGRS, translated from the coding sequence ATGAGCACTGTCGCTGAAACCACCAAGGGCGAGCTCACCGCGGACGAACAGGCGCACCTGTCCGACCGTGCCAAGGGCGAACGCCGACTCGGTTGGCGGCTCGCCGGCCCGGCGTTCATCGTGATGCTGCTCGTCACGCTCTACCCGATCGGCTACGCGGTCTACCTGTCGTTGTTCAACTACCGGTTGACCGATCCGGCGGGCAAGAAACTGGTGTGGTTGCAGAACTACATCACCGCGTTGACCGACTCGCTCTTCTGGCAGGCGTTCGTCACGACCCTGGTGATCGTGATCGTGACGCTGATCATCGAGTTGGTCCTCGGTATGGCGATCGCCATGGTCATGAACAAGGTGGTCTGGCCGCGGCGCACCCTGCGCACGGTCGTGCTGATCCCCTACGCGATCGTGACCGTGGTGTCGGCGTTCTCGTGGAAGTATGCCGCGCAGATCGACACCGGTTTCTTCAACCACTGGCTGCACACGCTGACGTTCGGCGGGTTCAGCGAGAGCTACAACTGGTTCGGCGGTCGCTGGTCGTCACTGACGATCATCTGCTTGTCGGAGATCTGGAAGACCACGCCGTTCATGTCGCTGCTGCTGCTCGCCGGGCTGGCACAGGTCGACTCGGCGCAGGAGGAGGCCGCCAAGGTCGACGGTGCCACCTGGTGGCAGCGGCTGACCAAGGTGATCCTGCCGAACATGAAGGCAGCCCTGATGGTGGCGCTGCTGTTCCGCACCCTCGACGCCGTGCGCATCTACGACAACCCGTACGTCATGACCGGCGGCGCGAACAAGACCGAGACGTTGTCGATGCTGGTCGGCACGGAGACGGTCAGTCGGGTGGAGATCGGCATGGGCTCGGCCCTGGCCGTGATCCTCTTCGTGATCGTCCTGATCATCGCGTTCATCTTCGTCAAATTGTTCAAGGTCGATCTCACGACGAGTGGAAGGAGTTGA
- a CDS encoding carbohydrate ABC transporter permease — protein MSNRAKNGLGVVSIVIMIWTLIPLLWIVATSLKGTAALGDSSQNVLGNFWPKHISWDNYKLIFSGGASDLFVPALWHSIIVCVVSTVISVVLATFCAYAISRLDFPGKKLILTTSLAVSFFPVIAMVTPLFNLWRQIGLFDTLPGLIIPYLTLTLPLSIWTLSAFFQQIPWEMEQAAQVDGASSWQAFVKVIAPLAAPGVFTTAIIAFFTAWNDFVFSSNLTAQHAQTVPAALSFFTGASQFVQPTGAICAAAVVVTIPVVILVLFFQKRIVAGLTSGAVKG, from the coding sequence ATGAGCAACAGGGCCAAGAACGGCCTCGGCGTTGTTTCGATCGTCATCATGATCTGGACGCTCATCCCGCTGCTCTGGATCGTCGCAACCTCGCTGAAGGGCACCGCCGCGCTCGGTGACTCGAGCCAGAACGTGCTGGGCAACTTCTGGCCGAAGCACATCAGCTGGGACAACTACAAGCTGATCTTCTCCGGTGGCGCGTCCGATCTGTTCGTGCCTGCGCTGTGGCACTCGATCATCGTCTGTGTGGTGTCGACGGTCATCAGCGTCGTGCTCGCGACGTTCTGCGCCTACGCGATCTCGCGGCTGGACTTCCCGGGCAAGAAGCTCATCCTGACGACGTCGCTCGCGGTGTCGTTCTTCCCGGTCATCGCGATGGTGACGCCGCTGTTCAACCTGTGGCGGCAGATCGGGCTGTTCGACACCCTTCCGGGGTTGATCATTCCCTACCTGACGCTGACGCTGCCGTTGTCGATCTGGACGCTGTCCGCGTTCTTCCAGCAGATCCCGTGGGAGATGGAGCAGGCCGCACAGGTGGACGGTGCCTCCAGCTGGCAGGCGTTCGTGAAGGTCATCGCGCCGCTCGCGGCACCCGGTGTCTTCACCACGGCGATCATCGCGTTCTTCACCGCGTGGAACGACTTCGTCTTCTCGTCGAACCTCACGGCACAGCACGCGCAGACCGTCCCCGCCGCGTTGAGCTTCTTCACCGGGGCCAGCCAGTTCGTCCAGCCGACCGGCGCCATCTGTGCGGCAGCGGTCGTCGTCACCATTCCCGTCGTGATCCTCGTACTGTTCTTCCAGAAGAGGATCGTTGCCGGACTCACCTCTGGCGCCGTCAAGGGCTGA